Below is a genomic region from Myxococcus fulvus.
TCCTCTCGTACGAGGGACAGTTCGAGAGCCAGCAATCCGCGACGCGGCTCATCGCGCTGCTGTCGCTCGTGTCGCTCGTGGGCATGTTCCTGGTGTTGTACGCGCACTTCCGCTCGGCGCGGCTGGTGGCACAGGTGATGCTCAACATCCCGCTCGCGCTGGTGGGCAGCGTGACGGCGGTGGTGCTCACCGGGCAGCCGCTGTCGGTGGCGACGCTCGTGGGCTTCGTCACGCTGTGTGGCATCGCGAGCCGGAACACCATCATGCTCATCTCGCACTACCTCCACCTGGTGGAGCACGAGGGCGCGGTGTTCGGGCGGGAGATGGTGGTGCGTGGCTCGTTGGAGCGACTGGTGCCCGTGCTGATGACGGCGCTCACGGCGGGGCTGGCGCTGGTGCCGCTGGCGCTCGCCTCGGGGGCTCCCGGTAAGGAGATTCTGCACCCGGTGGCCACCGTGATTCTGGGCGGGCTCATCAGCTCCACGCTGCTGGACCTGCTGGTCACGCCGGCCGTGTTCCACCGCTTCGGACGTCCCGCGCTGGAGCGCTACCTGTCGCGCAAGGCGGCGGCGCGGGCCGAGGATGACCTGACGCTCCCGGGGCCCCGGCCCGAGGGAGAGCGACTCGCGGGCTCGTATTGAGGGCCTCGCGGGCCCGCATTGGGATTGAGGAGAGAGATGAGACACGGATTCATGGTGGTGGTGGCGGCGGGGATGGTGGCCGCATGCAGCAAGAAGGAGTCACCGGCGCCCGCGCCCGTCGCCGCCGCGCGCTCCCACGTCGAGGAAGCGCCGCATGCGCATGCCGCGCCCCACGGTGGGCTGGTGGAGTCCACGCCCCGGGGGCACCTGGAGTTGGTGACGACGCGGGCCGGTGGTTATCGCGTGTACCTGCTCGATGCGTCGCTCGCGCCGCGTCCGGTGGACGGGGCCTCGGGCTCGGTGAAGGTCGCCAAGGGCGGCTATCCGGACGTCACGCTGACGCCCGCGGGAGACCATCTCGCGGGACAGGGACCCGAGCACGGCGATGACCACCTGGCCATGGTGGTGACGGTGGTGAAGGACGGGAAGCCGGAGGTCGCTCGCTTCGCCGCGCACCTGGAGGCGAATGGACACGGCAACGGGCTCGTGGGGACGCTGCGCGTGGCGCCGTGTCCCGCGACGCCTCCCGAGGGCCTGAGCGCCGCGGACTGCGCGAAGCAGGGCGGCGTGTACTCGCTGGTCCGCGACGGTGGCGCCACCACGCTGGTGCTCGCGGCTCCGGGGCAGGACGCGAAGGGCCTGCTGAGCACGCGCGTGGGACAGCGCGTGCACGTGAAGGGTACGGAGGCCGAGGGGCGCGTGGTGGCCGAGGCGGTGGCCTTGGAGCACGACCACACGCCCTTCCACGGTGGCGTCGTGGCGATGAGCGGCGACACGCATCTGGAGGTGCTGTCCCTGCGCTCCGGCGAGGTGCGGGTCTGGGTGACGGATGCCTTCCGGCAGCCGCTGCCGCTCGCGGGACGCAAGGGTGTGGTGGAGGTGGCGGGCGCATCCGCGCCGCTGGTGCCCGAGGCGGGTGGCGCGTACCTGCGCGGCGCGCTGCCTCCCTCGGACGTGGAGCGGGAGGTGACGGTGCGCCTGCCGATGCCCGAGGACGCGGAGTACTTCATCGGCTTCCTGCTGACGCCCACGGACGCTCCGAAGTCCGCCGCGAAGCCCGAGGCGTCGGGCGGCGACGCGGTGCAGGAGGTGACCATCACGGTGCAGGGCGGCTATCAACCGAGCGAGGTGACGCTCAAGCAGGGCGTGCCCGCGCGGCTGCGCTTCGTGCGCAAGGACTCGGGCGGCTGCGGCGACGAGCTGCTCATCCCCGACTTCGGCATCCAGCGCCCGCTGCCCGGCCTGACGGAGACCGTGGTGTCCTTCGTGCCAGACAAGGTCGGCACATTCGAGTTCACCTGTGGCATGCAGATGATGAAGGGCCAGTTGGTGGTGAAGTGAGCACCTCCGAGGACACCGAGGCGATGCGCGAGGAGGGCGACGCGGTGACGCGGGCGCTGGTGGAGAACCATCGCCAGTTCCTCGCCTTCGTGGAGCGGCGCGTGGGCAACCGCGCGACAGCGGAGGAGATTCTCCAGTCCGCCTTCGTGAAGTCACTGGAGAGCCAGCGTGTCCTCGACGACGACGGGGGCGCGGTGACGTGGTTCTACCGGCTGCTGCGCAACGCGCTGGTGGACCACTACCGCCATCAGCAGGTGGAGGGCCGTGCGCTGGCGCGCGAGGCGCTCGGAGCCGAGGAGCCCTCCGAGGACCCCGAGCTCAGGCAGGCCGTCTGCGCGTGCGTGGGCGAGCTGTTGCCCACCCTCAAGCCCGAGTACGCACAGATGGTCCGCGAGGTGGACCTGGAGGAGCGCTCCGTGCCGGACGTGGCCCGCGAGGCGGGAATCACCCCCAACAACGCGGGCGTACGCCTGCACCGCGCGCGGCAGGCCCTCAAGAAGCAACTGGAGCGCAGCTGCGGCACCTGCGCGTCCCACGGCTGCCTGGACTGT
It encodes:
- a CDS encoding cupredoxin domain-containing protein yields the protein MRHGFMVVVAAGMVAACSKKESPAPAPVAAARSHVEEAPHAHAAPHGGLVESTPRGHLELVTTRAGGYRVYLLDASLAPRPVDGASGSVKVAKGGYPDVTLTPAGDHLAGQGPEHGDDHLAMVVTVVKDGKPEVARFAAHLEANGHGNGLVGTLRVAPCPATPPEGLSAADCAKQGGVYSLVRDGGATTLVLAAPGQDAKGLLSTRVGQRVHVKGTEAEGRVVAEAVALEHDHTPFHGGVVAMSGDTHLEVLSLRSGEVRVWVTDAFRQPLPLAGRKGVVEVAGASAPLVPEAGGAYLRGALPPSDVEREVTVRLPMPEDAEYFIGFLLTPTDAPKSAAKPEASGGDAVQEVTITVQGGYQPSEVTLKQGVPARLRFVRKDSGGCGDELLIPDFGIQRPLPGLTETVVSFVPDKVGTFEFTCGMQMMKGQLVVK
- a CDS encoding RNA polymerase sigma factor, translated to MREEGDAVTRALVENHRQFLAFVERRVGNRATAEEILQSAFVKSLESQRVLDDDGGAVTWFYRLLRNALVDHYRHQQVEGRALAREALGAEEPSEDPELRQAVCACVGELLPTLKPEYAQMVREVDLEERSVPDVAREAGITPNNAGVRLHRARQALKKQLERSCGTCASHGCLDCSCKARP